The Methanofastidiosum sp. genome contains the following window.
AAGAGCAGCATATGCCTTAGTTAATCATGCAATAGTTCGAGGTGATATACATAGAGAGCGTAAAGAGAATATTGGAGTTTGTAAGGTCTGAAGGTAGAACTTCATTGATGGAACATGAAGCTAAGGAAATTATGAAAGCTTATGGTATTAAAGTGCCAAAAGAAGGAATTGCAACATCTGAAGAAGAAGTACTTAAAATTGCTAGGCAAGTTGAGTATCCTGTAGTATTAAAGGTTGCATCTCCTGATATCCAACATAAAACTGATGCGGGTGCTGTAATTCTTAATCTATCAAAAGCAGAAGATATTTTAGAAGGCTATAGACGAGTACTTGAAAACTCAAAAAAGTTTGACCCTACTGCAGATATACGTGGAGTAATAGTCCAGCATATGATGCCAAAACAAAGGGAAGTTATCATAGGAGTTTCCAGGGACAATCAATTTGGCCATGTACTTATGTTTGGTCTAGGAGGAATCTTTGTTGAGGTATTAAAAGATGTTTCCTTTAGAATTGTCCCGATAGAACAAGAAGATGCCTACGAAATGATTTCTGAAATTAAATCCCACCAAATGCTTTGTGGAGTCAGAGGTGAGAAACCTTCTGATATAGATGCACTTGTAGAGATAATACTTAAAGTATCTAAGTTTGTATCTGATTTCCCTGAAGTAAAAGAACTTGATTTAAATCCAGTTTTTGTGTGTGAAAAAGGTGCAGTCGCTGTAGATGCCTTGATTGTAATAGATTAATCTACTCCATTACTTCATAAAAT
Protein-coding sequences here:
- a CDS encoding acetate--CoA ligase family protein; the protein is MIYIESVKRILEFVRSEGRTSLMEHEAKEIMKAYGIKVPKEGIATSEEEVLKIARQVEYPVVLKVASPDIQHKTDAGAVILNLSKAEDILEGYRRVLENSKKFDPTADIRGVIVQHMMPKQREVIIGVSRDNQFGHVLMFGLGGIFVEVLKDVSFRIVPIEQEDAYEMISEIKSHQMLCGVRGEKPSDIDALVEIILKVSKFVSDFPEVKELDLNPVFVCEKGAVAVDALIVID